One window of Akkermansia biwaensis genomic DNA carries:
- a CDS encoding MGH1-like glycoside hydrolase domain-containing protein translates to MRVFLVYVNFSCLLAFVAAGTIATAPFSTAAPHADTVATAWREEIPLPVYPDAELVDLYKKTWEIAAERVRKGPEGLPASPYLDENCYETDVWIWDTCFMALFSKYAPKSFPGKESLDNFYFPMYRGVSTPLRIHMRDNPPLFAWLEWENYRFSGDKARVEGVLLREQFLQRHFRWFNTAPKGERAPYSSNPVYLGAAGKDGFTWTGRASGMDNTPRGRDSGGYDRILWVDAISQQALAARCISSLYSSLGKKEEAREWEGEYKALVRKINELYWDEEDGFYYDVDVVTKKPCRVKTIASFWPLLAGAASPEQAARMVEHVKRADGFGGELPWPSLARSDRDFDEKTGNYWRGAVWLPTAYMATKALEGYGYADLADELAEKVLMQQLRTYHEVVPHTIWECYSPSANRPSVEHGRRVRQDFCGWSALGPISLFIENVLGFHEISAEQRQVRWRLRPEKGRHGIRRLTFGPVTTDIVFDGKKSITVRSNVPYTLYVNDVSYSVPEGESVISLPSA, encoded by the coding sequence ATGCGTGTCTTCCTTGTTTACGTCAATTTTTCCTGCCTGCTCGCGTTTGTGGCGGCGGGGACGATAGCTACGGCTCCCTTTTCCACGGCAGCTCCCCATGCGGATACGGTCGCGACGGCGTGGAGGGAGGAGATTCCTCTTCCCGTTTATCCGGATGCCGAATTGGTTGATTTGTATAAAAAAACGTGGGAGATAGCCGCAGAGAGGGTCAGAAAGGGCCCGGAGGGGCTGCCTGCCTCCCCCTATCTGGACGAGAATTGCTACGAAACGGATGTCTGGATTTGGGACACCTGTTTCATGGCCCTGTTTTCCAAGTATGCGCCCAAGTCCTTCCCCGGCAAGGAGAGCCTGGATAATTTTTATTTTCCCATGTACCGGGGCGTTTCTACGCCTCTGCGCATTCACATGAGGGACAATCCTCCCCTTTTTGCATGGCTGGAATGGGAGAATTACCGGTTTTCAGGAGACAAGGCCAGGGTGGAAGGAGTTCTTCTCCGGGAGCAGTTTCTCCAGCGGCATTTCCGCTGGTTCAATACGGCGCCCAAGGGGGAACGGGCGCCTTACAGCAGCAATCCCGTTTACCTCGGAGCGGCTGGGAAGGACGGGTTTACCTGGACGGGAAGAGCCAGCGGAATGGATAATACGCCGCGCGGGCGGGATTCCGGCGGCTACGACAGGATTCTCTGGGTGGACGCCATTTCCCAGCAAGCGCTGGCCGCCCGCTGTATCAGCAGTTTGTATTCCTCGCTGGGGAAGAAAGAGGAAGCCCGGGAATGGGAAGGGGAGTATAAGGCCCTGGTCCGGAAGATTAACGAGTTGTACTGGGATGAGGAGGACGGGTTTTATTATGATGTGGACGTCGTTACGAAGAAGCCGTGTCGCGTGAAGACGATTGCTTCCTTCTGGCCCCTGCTTGCGGGGGCCGCCTCTCCGGAACAGGCCGCCCGCATGGTGGAGCATGTGAAGAGGGCCGACGGGTTCGGAGGAGAGCTTCCCTGGCCTTCTTTAGCCCGGAGCGACAGGGATTTTGACGAAAAAACCGGTAATTACTGGCGCGGAGCCGTCTGGCTGCCTACGGCCTATATGGCGACCAAGGCTCTGGAAGGCTACGGATATGCCGATCTGGCGGACGAATTGGCGGAGAAGGTTCTTATGCAGCAACTGAGGACTTATCATGAGGTCGTTCCTCATACGATCTGGGAGTGCTACAGTCCTTCCGCCAACCGGCCTTCCGTGGAACATGGACGGCGCGTCAGGCAGGATTTCTGCGGCTGGTCCGCCCTGGGACCCATTTCCCTGTTTATTGAGAACGTGCTCGGCTTTCATGAAATCAGTGCCGAACAGCGGCAGGTGCGCTGGAGGCTGCGCCCGGAGAAGGGAAGGCATGGCATTCGCCGCCTGACTTTCGGTCCTGTGACAACGGATATTGTTTTTGACGGGAAGAAGAGCATTACGGTGCGGAGCAATGTCCCTTATACGCTTTATGTCAATGATGTTTCTTATTCTGTACCGGAAGGGGAAAGCGTTATTTCCCTGCCTTCCGCATGA
- the rpmI gene encoding 50S ribosomal protein L35 has translation MTRKGGINKTRKAVAKRFKVTGTGKVLRRKQGKRHILQKKSSKRKRQLGKVALVDETQVWAVKQNLPFA, from the coding sequence ATGACCCGCAAAGGTGGTATCAACAAAACCCGCAAGGCAGTCGCCAAGCGTTTCAAGGTTACCGGCACGGGCAAGGTACTGCGCCGCAAACAGGGCAAGCGCCACATCCTCCAGAAGAAGTCCAGCAAGCGCAAGCGTCAGCTTGGCAAGGTGGCTCTGGTGGACGAAACGCAAGTCTGGGCAGTCAAGCAGAACCTGCCTTTCGCCTGA
- the rplT gene encoding 50S ribosomal protein L20 — translation MPRATNGPASRKRRKRILLRAKGFRGFRSKLFRYAKDAVYKAWQYEYRDRKRRKGQFRRLWIARISAAVRDRGLTYSRFMEGLKAADIDLDRKVLADLAVSDEKAFDAIFAQAKKAIEAKDGAALRA, via the coding sequence ATGCCACGTGCCACTAATGGACCGGCCTCCCGCAAGCGCCGTAAGCGCATTCTTTTGCGTGCCAAGGGTTTCCGCGGTTTCCGCAGCAAACTCTTCCGCTACGCCAAGGATGCTGTTTATAAAGCTTGGCAGTATGAATACCGTGACCGCAAGAGAAGGAAGGGGCAGTTCCGCCGTCTCTGGATCGCCCGTATTTCCGCTGCCGTGCGTGACCGCGGTCTGACCTATTCCCGCTTTATGGAAGGCCTGAAAGCCGCCGACATCGACCTGGACCGCAAGGTTCTTGCCGATTTGGCCGTCTCCGACGAAAAGGCTTTCGACGCCATCTTCGCGCAAGCCAAGAAGGCCATTGAAGCCAAGGACGGCGCCGCTCTCCGCGCTTAA